The DNA sequence CTTTGGCCAGATCTGGTCCGCGGTGGCGGGCTTTTAATTTTTTCGGGGAATTGCCTGGGGAGAGAAAAAAGCTCGAAGAATGATTGGCAATGGGAATGAGGAGTCGAGTAAATGGATTATCTGACCATGACGTTGCTTTCTATGGTGCTGATCGGTTTTAACACTTTTGCCGTTAAACTGGTCAGCCAAAACCTTCACCCCGCTTTGCTCTTGGTCACCAAGTTTGGAATCGGGCTGGTGGGGTTGTTTTTTTACCTGGGGTATACCAAGGTTCCGCTGGTGTGGAATAAATACGTTCTATATGGTTGTCTGATCGGGGCTTGGTGGTCGGCAATTATGGTGCTTTATTATACGGCCATCGCCCGCGGTCCCCTTTCAGTAGTCATTCCCATTTTCAGCCTGAATCTGATCATTCCAGCAATCCTGGGTTTTATTTTTTTGCATGAACCCGTGACCGTATCCAAAGTCCTGGGCCTTGTCTTTGCCTGCCTGGCCCTAATTCTCTTGACCCGCTAAAAGACAGGGTTCAAGGATAAAAAGTTCCGCGTTACGCGTTTACGGGTTTCAGGAATGTCCCGCCAACGTGATAATGTCGTATTTTGCCAATTTAGAAATGTCCTATTTTAGAGATGCTAAAATGCCCTTTTTGAAGGGA is a window from the Deltaproteobacteria bacterium genome containing:
- a CDS encoding EamA family transporter, yielding MDYLTMTLLSMVLIGFNTFAVKLVSQNLHPALLLVTKFGIGLVGLFFYLGYTKVPLVWNKYVLYGCLIGAWWSAIMVLYYTAIARGPLSVVIPIFSLNLIIPAILGFIFLHEPVTVSKVLGLVFACLALILLTR